The DNA sequence ATGAAATACGTCATTGCCCCTCATATAGCCGATTATATTTGGAAATAATCCAGTCAACATATTTCGACATAAAAATAGCGTAGCTTTTACGAAGCTACGCTATTTAGAGGATAAAAAATCATTACAATTTTATCTTTCAACTTTAACGGATTGTTTTGATTCTATCTCTTTCAGCATTTCATCCAAAGATTTGCCATGATACCCATCTTTCTTGGGTATTTGAGCCATGGCATATTCACTAAGCGTGGTGATTGTCAAGCTTGGGTTTACACCTAGGTTACATGGAATGATTGAGCCATCCAAGACATACATATTTGGATAGCCATTGACCTCAAACTTATCATTGACAACACCTTCATCCGCATTCTTACCCATTGGACATCCGCCAAGGATATGTGCCGTCATAGGTGTATTGAAGAGTATTTCTGTCAAAACATTTTGAGGCGTTCCATTTACTTTTTCTGCATATCGGTACAGTACCTGTTGCCCAATATCGATATAAGCAGAGACAGCTTTGCTGCTTTTACTGTCAAATTTCATACTTCCACCAAACAACCCCTTCTTCCAAACCATCTTCATGGACTCTTCCAATGACTGCATTACGAGTAAAATCAGCGACTGATCACCCCATTTCCTGAACTTGAATGTAGCCTTCAAAAACTGTCGTGGCTTTGAAATAATATGTCCGATCATTTTCCCTATCCTGACTACTCCAGGTCCTGGACCAGCCGCCATTGCAGCCAACCGTCCCATAGCGCCTGATTCAGTATTATACTTTACAACTTCAATATGTGTATCTTTGTCAGGGTTAAAGTATGAACTGATTGCAACTCCATGGTTCAGCTTCTCATCCGTATTGGCAATCCCACACAGCATCTCTGAATTTGTTCGAATATTAGAACCCAGTTTGTCAGAAAGCTTTGATAGTGTACCATTTTCAAACTTTTGACTTAATAGCATCTTTAGAGTACCAATTACACCACCACTGACCACAAGCCCTTTAGCACGAAAGCTTTTCTTTTCTTTACCAAAAAGCTTAGTGCTGCTTTTTGTCTCAACAGTGTAATACGCTCCATCATGAGAAATACTTGTTGCCAAGGTCTCTGGTAAAATTTCTGTCCCAAATTTTTCAGCAAAATAGAGGTAGTTCTTTTCTAAGGTATTTTTGGCATTATGACGGCAGCCGATCATGCAGCCAGCACACTTCTGACACCCTTTACGTGCAGGACCTAATCCTTTGAAGTATGGATCTATTTCCTTATTCGGATCCCCATAATATACCCCAATATTTACACCTCCGAATGACTCTTCTTTACCCATGTCCCTTGCGACTTCTTTCAGTATCTCATCCTCACGATGAAAATCTGTGTAGGGTATTGTTCCAAGCATAAACTTGGCTTTGTCATAAAATGGCGTCAGTGTTTTTTCCCAGTCACGGTAATGAGCCCAGACCTTATTCTCAAAAAACTCGTCTCCCGGTATCATATGAGTATTCCCATAGACATTGCTTCCACCACCTACTCCAACACCTCCCAAAATGAATACTTCTTTAAAAAAAGTAAGCTTCTGAAACCCAAAACACCGAAGTAGAGGTGCCCAAAGAAATTTCCTTATATTCCAATCCGATTTCGGGAAGTCCTTGTCCTTAATGCGCTTTCCTTTTTCAATTAACAATACAGAGTACCCTTTCTCTGATAAGCGCATAGCAGAAACACTTCCTCCGAATCCAGATCCGATAACTATATAATCGTAGTAATTTTCCATTGTGATTTGGTTTGGTACCAATACTGATTTGGTTGAAAGGCGAGACTTTTAATATTTAAACGATTTGATATGGTAAAAGTAGTCTCGATTAATCAGTCAGTATTTGTACTTTTTGTATAGCTTTACAAAAAATACCGAATCAATCTGTTATAGGATATAATAAATATTGACACTTAATTTTCAGATACTTGGCACTACTATTTCCTATATGATTTACGGTAGTTTGTCAATGTAGTAAATCATTTAAATTAATGTCAAAAATACACGTAATATGAATATGGAAATGCACACTGTTTAAGGTATTTTTTATCATTTGTTAAAAACAAAGCCCCCTCAATTGAGATAATTTCAGTTCAGCTATCGAATTAGATTTTTTAATGAATAACTTTAAACTTAAATAGACATCCCAATATATGACGCCATTAATCAAGGAAATATTTCTCTACCTGTCCATACCTCTTTCCAGTGGGATCATTGGGTGGTTCACCAATATTATGGCGATCAAAATGACCTTTTACCCTTTGGATTATATTGGGATAAGACCAATTGGCTGGCAGGGCATCATCCCCTCAAATGCTCGAAAAATGTCAGACAAGGCGGTAGACTTGCTTACAACCAACTTACTGAAGATCGATGAGCATTTCAGTCAGCTAGATCCTGAGTTCGTTGCTAAAGAAATGCAAGCTAGTCTGCTTGACCTCACTAGAAAAACGGTCGATGAAGTAATGATGGCTGAAGCCCCTGCCATATGGGAAAAAACACCTCAAAAAGCCAAGCAAGTTGTATATGATACAGCAGGAAGCAATATTCCTTCAGTGGTCACCAAGGTGATGGAAGATATCGGTGGGTCTATCAAAGAAATGCTTGACCTTAAAATGCTGACGCTGGAAGCTGTATCCAAAGACAAAAGACTACTGAATACCATCTTTATTAAATGCGGAAAGGAAGAGTTCAAGTTTATAGAAAAGTCGGGATTCTACTTCGGTTCCCTATTTGGAATCACACAGATGGTGATTGCCTACTTCTATAACCCTTGGTGGTTGTTACCGCTATTTGGCGTCATTGTGGGTTATGCAACCAACTGGCTAGCCTTAAAGCTTATATTTGAGCCTAAAAAACCTATCAAGGTTGGACCTTGGACACTCTTGGGACTTTTCCTCAAGAGACAGAAAGAAGTGGCTGACGAGTACTCCACCATCATTACTGAGCGAATCTTGACCACTGAACGCATTTTCCAGTATATCTCAAGAACTTCCGGTAGAGATAGACTTAAAGAGATTTTGGAACATAGACTTGGAGAACTGATTGATTCAACCTATGATAAAGTGAAGGACCCTGTTGAGATTTGGGTAGAAAGTGAAGATGCACAAAAGCATTTGGGTATTATTAAAAGTATCGCACTTTTTCGCTTTATGCAGGAGTTTCATATCTGCTTAGAAGATATCTACCCCTATGCAGACAAGACACTCAACATTCGAAATATCTTAAGGGAGAAAATGGAACAACTTCCGTATGAAGATTTTGAAGGATTTTTACGCCCTGCCTTTCAGGAAGATGAAATGACGCTGATTATTGTAGGAGCTATATTAGGAGGATGTGCAGGAGCTTTACAATTTATACTACTGTTCAGCTAATAAAAAAGCATTGACCATTAAGGTGGCAATGCTTCTCTATTCAAGGACGTTTTTTTCTATAAAAGATAAGTACTAACCCCAATATAAAAGCTAAAATATATCCTACCATACTAATATAAGGTATCCCCCAGGCATTTCTTGGTAGATGATCTCCAGAGGCTGCGACCATTATCGATGAGGAAATAATAAGCGTCGAAACCAGCAGGGTAATGTTAAGTCTAGTCACTACAACTCCCAGCATAGCCGACAGCACTTCGATAGAATCGATATCCAACTTGAGTGAGAGCTTACCCGTACGAGCCTTCTTTAGGATAGATTTTAACTCCATCGGCAGATTATAGAAGAGTGAACTCATCTGCGTTATGGAATAATAGAAATCTGTAGTCAAATTGC is a window from the Limibacter armeniacum genome containing:
- a CDS encoding DUF445 domain-containing protein, with the protein product MTPLIKEIFLYLSIPLSSGIIGWFTNIMAIKMTFYPLDYIGIRPIGWQGIIPSNARKMSDKAVDLLTTNLLKIDEHFSQLDPEFVAKEMQASLLDLTRKTVDEVMMAEAPAIWEKTPQKAKQVVYDTAGSNIPSVVTKVMEDIGGSIKEMLDLKMLTLEAVSKDKRLLNTIFIKCGKEEFKFIEKSGFYFGSLFGITQMVIAYFYNPWWLLPLFGVIVGYATNWLALKLIFEPKKPIKVGPWTLLGLFLKRQKEVADEYSTIITERILTTERIFQYISRTSGRDRLKEILEHRLGELIDSTYDKVKDPVEIWVESEDAQKHLGIIKSIALFRFMQEFHICLEDIYPYADKTLNIRNILREKMEQLPYEDFEGFLRPAFQEDEMTLIIVGAILGGCAGALQFILLFS
- a CDS encoding GMC oxidoreductase, producing the protein MENYYDYIVIGSGFGGSVSAMRLSEKGYSVLLIEKGKRIKDKDFPKSDWNIRKFLWAPLLRCFGFQKLTFFKEVFILGGVGVGGGSNVYGNTHMIPGDEFFENKVWAHYRDWEKTLTPFYDKAKFMLGTIPYTDFHREDEILKEVARDMGKEESFGGVNIGVYYGDPNKEIDPYFKGLGPARKGCQKCAGCMIGCRHNAKNTLEKNYLYFAEKFGTEILPETLATSISHDGAYYTVETKSSTKLFGKEKKSFRAKGLVVSGGVIGTLKMLLSQKFENGTLSKLSDKLGSNIRTNSEMLCGIANTDEKLNHGVAISSYFNPDKDTHIEVVKYNTESGAMGRLAAMAAGPGPGVVRIGKMIGHIISKPRQFLKATFKFRKWGDQSLILLVMQSLEESMKMVWKKGLFGGSMKFDSKSSKAVSAYIDIGQQVLYRYAEKVNGTPQNVLTEILFNTPMTAHILGGCPMGKNADEGVVNDKFEVNGYPNMYVLDGSIIPCNLGVNPSLTITTLSEYAMAQIPKKDGYHGKSLDEMLKEIESKQSVKVER